The DNA region CGCCGCGTCCAGGTGCCCGATGTTCGTCTTCACCGAGCCCAGCGCGCACCACTGGGTCCGACCACCCGGCGATCCGAACGCTTCCGTCAGCGCCGCCACTTCGATCGGATCGCCCAGGGGTGTGGCCGTGCCATGCGCTTCCACGTAGCCGATCGTCTCCGGCCCCACCTCCGCGACGCTTTGCGCGCTGCGGATGACCCTGGACTGACCCGACGGGCTCGGGGCGGTATAGCCGATCTTGCCCGCCCCGTCGTTGTTCACCGCGGTGCCGCGGATCACGGCCCGCACGGTATCGCCGTCCGCGAGCGCGTCTTCAAGGCGGCGCAGCACGACCACACCGACGCCGTTTCCCGTCACGGTGCCGCTGGCCTCGGCGTCGAAGGTACGGCACCGGCCGTCCAGTGAAGCTATGCCCTCCCCCGGACCATAGCCGACGCGCTGGGGCACCCGGACAGAGACACCTCCGGCGATCGCCATGTCGCAATCGCCGGCGAGAAGCGCCTGACAAGCTTGGTGCACTGCGACGAGCGAACTCGAACAGGCAGTCTGGACGGTGATCGCCGGACCGCGAAGATTGAGTTTATAGGCCACCCGCGTCGCCAGATAGTCCTTCTCGTTGCCGAGCGCGATCGAGAACTCGCCCACCGTCCGGGTCAGCGACGCGTCGTTCAAAAGGTTCAGCGGATATAGCGAGATGCCCGCCGAAGCGAACACTCCGATGAGGCCGTCGAACAACGCCGGCTCGCAACCCGCATCGTGGAAGGCCTGTACCGCAGTCTCGAGGAACAGCCGCTGCTGCGGATCGATGAGCGCGGCCTCGCGCGGACTGTAGTCGAAGTACCCTGCATCGAACAGATCTTCGCCTTCGATGAACGCCCCGCGCCGGACATACCCCGGTTCCAACCGCGCCGGATCAAGACCGGATCCAAGCAGCTCCTCGTCCGTGACGTCGGTGATGGACTCCATCCCAGCGCAGAGGTTGCGCCAGTACTGCGCGACATCCGCCGCGCCGGGGAAGCGCCCGGCCATGCCCACCACGGCCACCGCCAGACCGCCCAAGTCACCACCACCGATACTCACGAGACCACGCTCCAGCCCGATGAAAGCCGAGCCACCGGTGAAGTATTCGATGTCACTACTTGCCCCCTGACCAGGGTAACCGCCTCGCGGGCCACAGACAGTGCCGACTGCGCTGTCCGATTCACCGCGTCATGGAGCATGATGATAGTAGAGAGTCGTTAGAGAGTGCCAGGGAATACTTCATCGAATACGGCGGTGCACCGTGAACCAACACTTCGGACAACAGGGCGCGGCGGACCGCGCAGGTATGGAGACCGACTTCGCCGGCCCGGTGCCGCCGCCGCACGACGTCGGCGCGTACTGGGATCCTTTGCTCCACTCCGGCAGCCCGGCTCGCAACCCTTGCGGTCACGGCGGCGGATTCTGGGCGCTGGGCCGGTATCAGGACGCCCAGCGGATACTGCGCGAGCCCCGACTTTTCAGCTCGGAAGGCGGAAACATGTTGAGCGTCCTGGACGGCGGAGGGGATCCGGCTGCGGGCCGCATGCTGGTCGTCACGGATCCGCCTCGGCACACCGACCTGCGCGGCATCCTGGCCCGGCACTTCAGTCCCCGAGCACTGCGATCGCTCGAACCCGCGATCGCCGGCACCGTGGACATGCTGCTCGACGACGTCATAGGCCGTGGCGAATGCGACTTCGTGAGCCAGGTCGCCGAAAAGCTTCCCGTGAAGGTCATCTGCGAGTTGCTGGGGGTGCCGCAGCAGGATCAGGACTGGATGATCGAGCGAACGACGACCGCATTCGCCGGCGGCTCGGCCACCGAGCCGCTCCAGGCGCGGATCGCGTACGGCGAGATCATGCTCTACTACAGCCGACTGGCCCGGGACCGGCGCTCCGAACCACGCGAGGACCTGATCAGCGTGCTGGCCGCCGCCCGAATCGAGGGGCGTGAGCTGACCGCTGCGGAGCTGGCCCTGAATTGCGTCAACCTGGTCATCGGCGGAAACGAGACCACTCGCTACGCCGCGGCGAGCGCGGTGTTGGCCTTCGCCCTGCACCCCGAGCAGTTCCGGCTCGTGCAGGACGGGACGGCCAGTGTGTCCGAAGCGGTGGACGAGGTACTCCGGTGGGCCACGCCTGCTCAACACGTCATGCGCACCGTGCGCGACGAAACGCTACTTGGCGACAGCTGCCTGCGCCCAGGTGATGCGGTCACAGTCTGGCTGGCCGCGGCCAACCGGGACCCCGAGGTGTTTCCTGATCCTGCGCGCTTCGACGTGACCCGGTCGGCGAAGCGGAATCTCACCTTCGGGACCGGTGTCCATACCTGCCTCGGCATCCACCTCGCGCTGCTGGAGCTGCGGATCCTGATTGCACGGCTGGCGCACCGTGTCGACCGGATCGCCCTTGCCGGATCCGGTCGATGGCTCGAGTCGAACTTCCTGTCCGGTCTGACCGGGCTACCCGTCGTCCTCGAGCCCCGAGTCGCCTGAGCGAATTCGGTGCCGCATTCCGGTGGGCGTCGCGGGCACGGCTCGCGACGCCCACCGACCGGGTCCGCGACCGGTCAGCCGGCTGCCGCGTCGGCCACTTCCGCCAGTTCGCCGATCGTCTGGTTGCGGAAGAGATCGACCAGGGAGAACACCAGCCCGCGCTCCTCGGCCTGGGTCACGACACCGATGCATAGGATCGAGTCGCCGCCGAGGCTGAAGAAGTTGTCATCGACTCCCACCTCGGACAACCCGAGCACATCGCACCAGATATCGGCCAGGACCTTCTCCGTGTTGGTGGACGGCGGGCGCAGTGCCTCGAAGACGGCACCGCGGCCTGATGCCTGCCCCAGGAGCCTGTCCATGTCCGTCTTCCCGGTGGCCGTCAGGGGGAACCGGTCGACCGCGAAGAGCCGCGTCGGAATCATGTACGAAGGCAGCCTCCGTTCCAGACGCTTCTTGATCTCCTCCGGCGCCGTGGGCTCGTCGCCCGCGGCTATGAAGAAGGCCACCAGCTGGGTGAAGCCGGAAGCGTCCACGCGTCCCGTGACCACCGCGTCCCGTATCCCGGGATCGGTACGCAACGCGTATTCCACCTCGCCCGGCTCTACGCGGAAACCGCGCACCTTGATCTGACGGTCGAGCCTGCCCACGAACTCCAGGGCCCCGCCCGGACCGCGCCGAACGCTGTCCCCGGTCCGGTACAGCCGTGCACCGTAGGCCTCGGCGGAGGGATCCGGAACGAAACGCTCCGCCGTCAGCCCCGGACGGCCCAGGTAACCGTGAGCGACACCGCTGCCGCCGATGTACAGCTGCGCCGTCTCACCCGGGGACGATGGTTCGAGACCGTCGTCGTAGAGCCGCAGGCTTGTGCCACCGATCTCGCGTCCGATCGGAACGGCGGCGCCGTTCCGCACCGCTCCCGCCGGTAGGACCGCGCAGGTCGCGAAGGTAGTCGTCTCCGTCGGGCCATAGCAGTGGACGAGCCGCGAATCCCGCTGCCGGATGTTCAAAAGACGCTCGACGCGCTCTGCCGATGCCGCTTCCCCTCCGAACAGCAGCTGCTTCAACCCCGCCACCGCGCCGGGATCAACGTCGACCAGTTCATTGAACAGGGCAGTGGTGAGAAACATGGTGTCCGCTCCCAGAAGCGGGATCTGCTCGGTCAGATCCAACGCAGTGGTCCCGCTTTCAGGGAAGGCGACACATCCTCCGTTCAGAAGCGGTGCCCAGATCTCAAACGTGGCAGCGTCGAATCCGAGCGCCGCGAATTGCAGGACCACGGACCCTGGACCGAGGTCCAGAAACGGCAGACCATGGGCGAGCCGCAGGATGTTTCGATGAGACACGGCCACCCCTTTAGGCCGGCCGCTTGTTCCCGAGGTGAACATCACGTAGGCCAGGGAATCGCTGGTCGCCTGGTCACGAGTCCAAGGGAGGCCACCATCGCCGGCGGCGACCAGATCGTGGATCATCACCGTGCGTCGGCCGTCGGACCTGAACGGCGCGGCGGTCGCCGGTTCCGCGATGATGAGCGACACGTGTGTGTCCTGGCACATCGCTTGTATCCGATCGGCCGGATACCCGGGATCCAGTGGAACGTACGCCGCTCCCGTCTTCAAAACACCCAGCATCCCGGCCACGAGTTCGGCAGATCCGCGCACCGCCAGGCCCACGAAATCCCCGGCCACGACTCCAAGCTCGGCGAGTGCGATCGCGACGCTATCGGCCTGCTTCTCCAACGCCGCATAGGTGATGCTGTACTCGGTGCCGCGCACAGCCGGAGCTGCGGGCTTCGACTGCGCATGTAAGGCGAACGCCGCCGGTACAGTCTGCATTCGCTCTCCTGCGGGACCACCCACGGATCGGGTTGGTGCCGTCGTCGCAGGCATCTCCACAATATCGTCCTTTCGGCCGGGATGAACCAAGACCGCCGCGTACGGCGCCTCGGGAGGCACTCACAGCTCGATCGGCCAAGCCCGCGGGTCGAGCCCATGCCGGGCCACGAACGCGAGTACGAAACGTTCCAGTCCGAAGCCCACACAGGCTGTATATGCGACGTCTTGGTCTTCGGCTCGGATGGCGAACGCTTCCCCGAAGAACCGCTCGTGGAAGTTGAAAGATCCCACGGCGACCTCGCGACCCGCGCCGACGCCCAGGATCAATTCGTATTTGAGTTCATGCATACGCTGAGACCAAGCCTTGGAAGCACTGTCTCCCAAGAAGAACGGATCGCTGGCGACTTCGCAGCGCCCTGACAGACCCAGTTCCTCGACCAGACCCGCGGCGGCCTGGAGGAACCGGCGGCGGCAGTCGACGACGAACTCGCGGGATCCGACGAACACGGTCTCGCGAATGGTGAAGTTCCACAGGCGTTCGAGCCCTCGCCGGTAATGTGATTCGAAGCGGAACGACTTGCCTCGTGCCGTATACGTACTACCGGCCTGCGGCACCGTGGTCGCTGAAAGCTGTTGATATGTGTGAAAGCACATGGTAGGCGGGAGCGAGTAGTCGGTATTCCGACAGAAGTCGAGGATACGGACCGCTTCGGGATCTGCGCGAACCTCCCGCCCGAAAGCGTTATACACGTCCATGTCAGTGTGCAGTCTGGTGACGAACATCAGATGTTGGGGGAAAGACTCGAGATAACCGCAACGACGCAGGGTCTCGGTCGCGATCACCGTCGGATACTGATATTCGACCCCGCCCAGTTCGTCCACCGCTATCCGGCGGAGACGGCCGTCGAGGTAGGCGGCCAGCGGAATGAGCGGATCGGACAGCGCCACCATGCCCTCGCCCATCTCCACAGCGGCACCGGCAGCGATC from Catenulispora sp. EB89 includes:
- a CDS encoding amino acid adenylation domain-containing protein, which encodes MQTVPAAFALHAQSKPAAPAVRGTEYSITYAALEKQADSVAIALAELGVVAGDFVGLAVRGSAELVAGMLGVLKTGAAYVPLDPGYPADRIQAMCQDTHVSLIIAEPATAAPFRSDGRRTVMIHDLVAAGDGGLPWTRDQATSDSLAYVMFTSGTSGRPKGVAVSHRNILRLAHGLPFLDLGPGSVVLQFAALGFDAATFEIWAPLLNGGCVAFPESGTTALDLTEQIPLLGADTMFLTTALFNELVDVDPGAVAGLKQLLFGGEAASAERVERLLNIRQRDSRLVHCYGPTETTTFATCAVLPAGAVRNGAAVPIGREIGGTSLRLYDDGLEPSSPGETAQLYIGGSGVAHGYLGRPGLTAERFVPDPSAEAYGARLYRTGDSVRRGPGGALEFVGRLDRQIKVRGFRVEPGEVEYALRTDPGIRDAVVTGRVDASGFTQLVAFFIAAGDEPTAPEEIKKRLERRLPSYMIPTRLFAVDRFPLTATGKTDMDRLLGQASGRGAVFEALRPPSTNTEKVLADIWCDVLGLSEVGVDDNFFSLGGDSILCIGVVTQAEERGLVFSLVDLFRNQTIGELAEVADAAAG
- a CDS encoding cytochrome P450 translates to MSVLDGGGDPAAGRMLVVTDPPRHTDLRGILARHFSPRALRSLEPAIAGTVDMLLDDVIGRGECDFVSQVAEKLPVKVICELLGVPQQDQDWMIERTTTAFAGGSATEPLQARIAYGEIMLYYSRLARDRRSEPREDLISVLAAARIEGRELTAAELALNCVNLVIGGNETTRYAAASAVLAFALHPEQFRLVQDGTASVSEAVDEVLRWATPAQHVMRTVRDETLLGDSCLRPGDAVTVWLAAANRDPEVFPDPARFDVTRSAKRNLTFGTGVHTCLGIHLALLELRILIARLAHRVDRIALAGSGRWLESNFLSGLTGLPVVLEPRVA